One segment of Streptomyces sp. NBC_01463 DNA contains the following:
- a CDS encoding serine/threonine protein kinase, with protein MSEAEQAREPQRDKDGRLLSGRYRLGEVLGRGGMGTVWRAVDETLGRTVAVKELRFPSAIDDDEKRRLITRTLREAKAIARIRNNGAVTVYDVVDEDDRPWIVMELIEGKSLAEAVREDGVLTPRRAAEVGLAILDVLRSAHREGILHRDVKPSNVLISEDGRVVLTDFGIAQVEGDPSVTSTGMLVGAPSYISPERARGHKPGPPADLWSLGGLLYASVEGCPPYDKGSAIATLTAVMTEPLDPPKNAGPLEEVIYGLLARDPEQRLDDAGARALLTDVINAPEQPDVPVPPPADATQVMAIPKNVADATPKSARKSGETGEGGRDRLRGALRSVRNAKAAPAAGAGVAAGSAAPARPAKAPATATASPSGAVPPPRPATSPVTPRASLTDVVPRRTLAIIAAVIVLAVLATVLALTLGGDDKGSDNAGKVKDGASASAGSSAGSGTGSSADTEQGSGKEQGKGEDDDAKGGGQGADDDSGKGSDDAKDKGSDDAVPAGFRAVENKQFHFSMAMPGNFRFDKTAGANSGAIYNVSGGFPRIQVDYTRSPGGDAAAAWNAARAAVAGTSNNYHHLGINKVQYNGYPTVADWQFERTQQGQRVRVINRGFKVDAGHGYAIMISCPADAWDAKECRTLRKTAFDTFKPLD; from the coding sequence ATGTCGGAGGCGGAGCAGGCACGGGAGCCCCAACGGGACAAGGACGGACGCCTCCTTTCGGGGCGATACCGGCTCGGGGAGGTACTCGGCCGGGGCGGTATGGGGACCGTCTGGCGCGCCGTCGACGAGACGCTGGGCCGCACGGTCGCGGTCAAGGAACTGCGGTTCCCCTCGGCCATCGACGACGACGAGAAGCGCCGGCTCATCACGCGTACGCTGCGCGAGGCCAAGGCGATCGCCCGGATCCGCAACAACGGCGCGGTCACCGTCTACGACGTGGTCGACGAGGACGACCGGCCGTGGATCGTCATGGAACTCATCGAGGGCAAGTCGCTGGCCGAAGCGGTGCGCGAGGACGGCGTCCTGACGCCGCGCCGCGCGGCGGAGGTCGGTCTCGCCATCCTCGACGTGCTGCGCTCGGCGCACCGCGAGGGCATCCTGCACCGCGATGTGAAGCCGTCCAACGTGCTGATCTCCGAGGACGGCCGGGTCGTGCTGACCGACTTCGGGATCGCCCAGGTCGAGGGCGACCCGTCCGTCACCTCCACCGGCATGCTCGTCGGCGCCCCTTCGTACATCTCGCCCGAGCGGGCCCGCGGGCACAAGCCGGGACCGCCCGCCGACCTGTGGTCGCTCGGCGGACTGCTGTACGCGAGCGTGGAGGGCTGCCCGCCCTACGACAAGGGGTCCGCGATCGCGACCCTGACCGCCGTGATGACCGAACCGCTGGACCCGCCGAAGAACGCGGGCCCGCTGGAGGAGGTCATCTACGGGCTGCTCGCCCGGGATCCGGAGCAGCGGCTCGACGACGCGGGCGCGCGCGCCCTGCTCACCGACGTCATCAACGCCCCGGAGCAGCCTGACGTCCCGGTGCCGCCGCCCGCCGACGCCACCCAGGTGATGGCGATCCCCAAGAACGTCGCCGACGCCACGCCCAAGTCCGCCCGGAAGTCCGGGGAGACGGGCGAGGGCGGCCGCGACCGGCTGCGCGGGGCCCTGCGCTCGGTGCGGAACGCGAAGGCGGCACCGGCCGCGGGCGCGGGTGTCGCCGCCGGTTCCGCCGCCCCGGCCCGGCCCGCCAAGGCTCCGGCGACGGCCACGGCCTCCCCCTCGGGGGCCGTACCGCCGCCGCGTCCGGCCACCTCGCCGGTCACCCCCCGGGCCTCGCTCACGGACGTGGTGCCGCGCCGCACGCTGGCGATCATCGCGGCCGTCATCGTGCTCGCCGTGCTCGCCACGGTCCTCGCGCTCACGCTCGGCGGGGACGACAAGGGTTCCGACAACGCGGGCAAGGTCAAGGACGGCGCGTCCGCCTCGGCCGGGTCCTCCGCCGGCAGCGGCACCGGGTCCTCCGCCGACACGGAGCAGGGCAGCGGCAAGGAACAGGGCAAGGGCGAGGACGACGACGCCAAGGGCGGCGGCCAGGGCGCGGACGACGACTCGGGCAAGGGCTCGGACGACGCGAAGGACAAGGGCTCGGACGACGCCGTGCCGGCCGGCTTCCGGGCGGTGGAGAACAAGCAGTTCCACTTCTCCATGGCGATGCCCGGGAACTTCCGCTTCGACAAGACGGCGGGCGCCAACTCCGGTGCCATATACAACGTCAGCGGCGGCTTCCCCCGTATCCAGGTCGACTACACCCGTTCGCCCGGCGGCGATGCCGCGGCCGCGTGGAACGCGGCCCGGGCCGCCGTCGCCGGCACCAGCAACAACTACCACCACCTCGGCATAAACAAGGTCCAGTACAACGGCTACCCGACCGTCGCCGACTGGCAGTTCGAGCGTACGCAGCAGGGCCAGCGGGTACGGGTGATCAACCGCGGCTTCAAGGTCGACGCCGGTCACGGATACGCGATCATGATCAGCTGCCCGGCCGACGCATGGGACGCCAAGGAGTGCCGGACGCTGCGCAAGACGGCGTTCGACACGTTCAAGCCGCTCGACTGA
- a CDS encoding glycerol-3-phosphate dehydrogenase/oxidase codes for MRTATLGPAERTEALAAMAERELDVLVVGAGVVGAGTALDAVTRGLSTGLVEARDWASGTSSRSSKLIHGGLRYLEMLDFGLVREALKERGLLLERLAPHLVKPVPFLYPLQHKGWERLYAGAGVALYDAMSVSSGHGRGLPVHRHLSRRRALRVAPALKRDALVGALQYYDAQVDDARHTATLVRTAAGYGAHVANRARVTAFLREGERVVGVRVEDVEAGDSYEIRAKQVVNSSGVWTDDTQALIGERGQFHVRASKGIHLVVPKDRIHSSTGLILRTEKSVLFVIPWGRHWIVGTTDTDWDLDKAHPAASSADIDYLLEHVNSVLATPLTRDDVQGVYAGLRPLLAGESDATSKLSREHTVAHPLPGLVVVAGGKYTTYRVMAKDAVDEAVHGLDQRVAECVTEDIPLLGAEGYRALWNARARIAARTGLHVARVEHLLNRYGSMTEEILELIVADPVMGEPLPSADDYLKAEIVYAASHEGARHLDDVLTRRTRISIETFDRGTRSARLCAELMAPVLGWDKGQIDREVTHYEKRVEAERESQRQPDDLTADAARLGAPDIVPI; via the coding sequence GTGAGGACAGCGACACTGGGACCCGCGGAGCGCACCGAGGCGCTCGCCGCGATGGCCGAGCGCGAACTGGACGTGCTGGTCGTGGGGGCGGGGGTGGTCGGCGCCGGGACGGCGCTGGACGCGGTGACCAGAGGGCTCTCGACCGGGCTGGTCGAGGCCCGCGACTGGGCGTCCGGCACGTCGAGCAGGTCGAGCAAGCTGATCCACGGCGGGCTGCGCTATCTGGAGATGCTCGACTTCGGGCTCGTCCGCGAGGCGCTGAAGGAGCGCGGGCTGCTGCTGGAGCGGCTCGCCCCGCACCTGGTGAAGCCGGTGCCGTTCCTGTACCCGTTGCAGCACAAGGGCTGGGAGCGGCTCTACGCCGGCGCGGGCGTCGCGCTGTACGACGCGATGTCGGTGTCGTCCGGGCACGGCCGCGGACTGCCCGTGCACCGGCACCTCTCCCGCCGCCGGGCCCTGCGGGTCGCGCCGGCGCTCAAGCGGGACGCCCTGGTGGGGGCCCTGCAGTACTACGACGCCCAGGTGGACGACGCCCGTCACACGGCGACGCTCGTGCGGACCGCCGCCGGATACGGCGCGCATGTGGCGAACCGGGCGAGGGTGACCGCCTTCCTCCGTGAGGGCGAACGGGTCGTCGGCGTTCGGGTGGAGGACGTCGAGGCGGGTGACAGCTACGAGATCAGGGCCAAACAGGTGGTCAACTCCAGCGGCGTCTGGACGGACGACACCCAGGCGCTGATCGGCGAGCGCGGCCAGTTCCACGTACGGGCTTCCAAGGGCATCCATCTCGTCGTCCCGAAGGACCGCATCCACTCCTCCACCGGCCTGATCCTGCGGACCGAGAAGTCCGTGCTCTTCGTCATCCCGTGGGGGCGGCACTGGATCGTCGGGACGACGGACACCGACTGGGACCTCGACAAGGCGCACCCCGCCGCGTCCAGCGCGGACATCGACTACCTGCTCGAACACGTCAACTCGGTGCTGGCCACCCCGCTGACCCGGGACGACGTCCAGGGGGTCTACGCGGGACTGCGGCCGCTGCTGGCCGGTGAGTCGGACGCGACGAGCAAGCTGTCGCGCGAGCACACGGTGGCGCATCCGCTGCCGGGCCTCGTCGTCGTCGCGGGCGGGAAGTACACGACGTACCGGGTGATGGCCAAGGACGCCGTCGACGAGGCGGTGCACGGCCTGGACCAGCGGGTCGCGGAGTGCGTCACGGAGGACATCCCGCTGCTGGGCGCCGAGGGCTACCGCGCCCTGTGGAACGCGCGGGCCAGGATCGCCGCCAGGACCGGCCTGCATGTCGCCCGGGTGGAGCACCTGCTGAACCGGTACGGCTCCATGACCGAGGAGATCCTGGAGCTGATCGTCGCCGATCCGGTGATGGGCGAACCGCTGCCCTCCGCCGACGACTACCTGAAGGCCGAGATCGTGTACGCCGCCTCGCACGAGGGCGCCCGCCACCTCGACGACGTCCTGACCCGGCGCACCCGGATCTCCATCGAGACCTTCGACCGGGGCACCCGCTCCGCCCGGCTCTGCGCCGAGCTGATGGCGCCGGTGCTCGGCTGGGACAAGGGCCAGATCGACCGGGAGGTCACGCACTACGAGAAGCGGGTGGAGGCGGAACGGGAGTCGCAGCGCCAGCCCGACGACCTGACGGCGGACGCGGCACGGCTGGGAGCACCGGACATCGTGCCCATCTAG
- a CDS encoding nucleotide sugar dehydrogenase, producing MPADLAVIGLGHLGLPLAQAAVAAGIQTVGYDTDPRAFAELSAGRTPVEGPLTASDIRRMLSGGFRPTTNQAELGRVRTAVICAPTPLGPDRTLDLTGVGDAARALAARLRPHTTVLLESPVHPGTTENFLLPLLEEGSGLRGGRDFHLAYSPTRVDPGNRTHVYANTPKVIGGLTPACTESAAAFYSRLTDKVVRARGPREAEMTKVLETNFRHVNIALVNEMAVLCHDLGVDLWDVIRCAETKPFGFQPFRPGPGVGGHGVPVDPGYLPYNSRTPGHPLRMVSLAQEINDRMPQYVIQRSATLLNEHGKSVRGARILLLGVTYKPDLADQEASPAREIATRLMDMGAQIGYHDPHVLDWRVRELPVPRADSLYEAASSADLTVLLQHHRTYDLQGLAVKAQLLLDTRGATPAGAAHRL from the coding sequence GTGCCTGCAGACCTCGCCGTCATCGGACTCGGTCACCTCGGCCTGCCCCTCGCCCAAGCCGCCGTCGCAGCCGGCATCCAGACCGTCGGCTACGACACCGACCCGCGCGCCTTCGCGGAGCTCTCCGCGGGCCGCACCCCCGTCGAGGGGCCGCTCACCGCGTCCGACATCCGCCGGATGCTCTCCGGCGGCTTCCGCCCCACCACCAACCAGGCCGAGCTGGGCCGGGTCCGTACCGCCGTGATCTGCGCGCCCACCCCCCTCGGCCCCGACCGCACCCTCGACCTCACCGGTGTGGGCGACGCGGCCCGCGCCCTGGCCGCCCGGCTGCGCCCGCACACCACCGTGCTGCTGGAATCACCCGTCCACCCCGGCACCACCGAGAACTTCCTGCTCCCCCTCCTCGAAGAGGGCTCGGGCCTGCGCGGCGGACGCGACTTCCACCTCGCCTACTCCCCCACCAGGGTCGACCCCGGCAACCGCACCCACGTCTACGCCAACACCCCCAAGGTGATCGGCGGTCTCACCCCGGCCTGCACCGAATCGGCCGCGGCCTTCTACAGCCGCCTCACCGACAAGGTCGTCCGCGCCCGCGGCCCGCGCGAGGCCGAGATGACGAAGGTCCTGGAGACCAACTTCCGGCACGTCAACATCGCCCTGGTCAACGAGATGGCGGTGCTCTGCCACGACCTCGGCGTCGACCTGTGGGACGTCATCCGGTGCGCCGAGACCAAGCCCTTCGGCTTCCAGCCCTTCCGCCCCGGGCCCGGCGTCGGCGGCCACGGCGTCCCGGTCGACCCGGGCTACCTCCCGTACAACAGCCGCACCCCCGGACACCCCCTGCGGATGGTCTCGCTCGCGCAGGAGATCAACGACCGGATGCCGCAGTACGTGATCCAGCGCTCGGCCACCCTCCTCAACGAGCACGGCAAGTCCGTCCGGGGCGCCCGGATCCTCCTCCTCGGCGTCACCTACAAGCCGGACCTCGCCGACCAGGAGGCCTCCCCCGCCCGGGAGATCGCCACCCGGCTGATGGACATGGGGGCGCAGATCGGCTACCACGATCCGCACGTCCTGGACTGGCGCGTGCGCGAACTCCCGGTCCCACGTGCCGATTCGCTCTACGAGGCGGCCTCCAGTGCGGATCTGACGGTGCTGCTCCAGCACCACCGCACCTACGACCTCCAGGGCCTGGCCGTGAAGGCGCAGCTCCTCCTGGACACCCGTGGCGCGACCCCGGCGGGAGCCGCGCACCGGCTCTGA